Proteins encoded within one genomic window of Kibdelosporangium phytohabitans:
- a CDS encoding endonuclease V: MNDPAVEQAVRLQLGMAHLVEQTAPAGFAPKVAVGLDVAYAQDSDRLIAAAVCVDMTTLTIVDSAVHEAVADFPYVPGLFAFRELPALLPALAKLTTSPDVLVCDGQGLAHPRGFGLACHIGVETGLPSIGVGKQALGQFEAPGPTRGDWKPLVDNGETVGRALRTQDDVKPVFVSVGHRIDLDTACDLVLKLSPRYRLPETTRAADHLGREALAGRVGVQDVRD; the protein is encoded by the coding sequence GTGAACGACCCGGCGGTCGAGCAAGCTGTCCGGCTGCAGCTGGGCATGGCGCACCTGGTCGAGCAGACGGCGCCCGCGGGCTTCGCGCCGAAGGTCGCGGTGGGGCTGGATGTGGCGTACGCGCAGGACTCGGATCGGCTGATCGCGGCAGCGGTGTGTGTCGACATGACGACACTGACGATTGTGGACAGTGCGGTGCACGAGGCCGTCGCCGACTTCCCCTACGTCCCGGGGCTGTTCGCGTTCCGCGAGCTGCCCGCGCTGCTCCCGGCGCTGGCTAAGCTGACCACCAGCCCGGACGTGCTGGTCTGCGACGGGCAGGGGCTGGCGCACCCGCGCGGGTTCGGGCTCGCCTGCCACATCGGGGTCGAGACGGGGCTGCCGTCGATCGGGGTGGGGAAACAAGCGCTTGGCCAATTCGAGGCGCCGGGACCGACCCGCGGCGACTGGAAGCCGTTGGTGGACAACGGCGAGACCGTCGGACGCGCGTTGCGCACGCAGGACGACGTCAAGCCGGTGTTCGTGTCCGTCGGCCACCGGATCGACCTCGACACCGCGTGCGACCTGGTGCTGAAACTGAGCCCCCGGTACCGGCTGCCCGAGACCACCCGGGCAGCCGACCACCTCGGTCGCGAGGCCCTAGCGGGTCGCGTGGGAGTGCAGGACGTGCGCGACTGA
- a CDS encoding M20/M25/M40 family metallo-hydrolase, producing MEHNTLNSTVSRLWDAEILPSLSELVTIPALSPAFDPNWAATGHLDDAAAHVSKWITARNLPGATVETVRLEGRTPLVMVDVPATPGAEDAGTVLLYGHLDKQPPVGGWGEGLGPWTPVLRDGRLYGRGAADDGYSGYAATAAIEAVRAGGGSHARCVILLETSEESGSPDLAPYLEHLRDRLGDVTLVVCLDSGGSDYSRLWLTTSLRGMVSVDVTVRVLDAGAHSGLASGIVPSSFRIMRTLLDRLENSTTGEVLLSAMNVDIPPHRIEEAKVSAAAAAGKAGTAFPLAAGTRPVVADDLELILNNSWRPTLSVIGASGMPEPLDAGNVLRPFTTLSLSFRLPPTAGATAALEQLKQALTTDVPYGAQVELTRSDLADGWDAPELAPWLRTTLDDVSTTVFDAPWGTVGLGGSIPFMGLLATTYPAAQFLVTGAVGSDSNIHVPDEWLHLSQAARVTTSVAHVLHSHATR from the coding sequence GTGGAGCACAACACCCTGAACTCGACCGTCAGCCGGCTCTGGGATGCGGAGATCCTGCCCAGTTTGTCCGAGCTGGTCACGATTCCCGCGCTGTCACCCGCGTTCGACCCGAACTGGGCGGCGACGGGGCACCTGGACGACGCCGCCGCGCACGTCAGCAAGTGGATCACCGCGCGGAACCTGCCGGGGGCGACGGTCGAGACCGTGCGGCTGGAAGGCCGGACGCCACTGGTGATGGTGGATGTGCCGGCAACCCCGGGCGCGGAGGACGCCGGGACGGTCCTGCTCTACGGGCACCTGGACAAGCAGCCGCCTGTCGGCGGTTGGGGCGAGGGACTCGGTCCGTGGACGCCTGTTCTGCGCGACGGCCGGTTGTATGGGCGTGGCGCCGCGGACGACGGTTACTCGGGTTACGCCGCCACGGCAGCCATCGAGGCCGTACGGGCCGGGGGCGGTTCGCACGCGCGGTGCGTGATCCTGCTGGAGACCAGCGAGGAATCGGGCAGCCCCGACCTCGCGCCCTACCTGGAGCACCTGCGTGACCGCCTCGGCGACGTGACTCTGGTGGTGTGCCTGGATTCGGGCGGTAGCGACTACTCGCGGTTGTGGCTGACCACCTCGCTGCGCGGCATGGTCTCGGTGGACGTGACCGTGCGCGTGCTCGACGCCGGCGCGCACTCCGGGCTGGCGAGCGGGATCGTGCCGAGTTCGTTCCGGATCATGCGGACCCTGCTCGACCGGCTGGAGAACTCCACCACCGGCGAGGTCCTGCTGTCGGCGATGAACGTGGACATCCCGCCGCACCGCATCGAGGAGGCCAAGGTCAGCGCGGCGGCCGCGGCGGGCAAGGCCGGCACGGCGTTCCCGCTGGCCGCGGGTACCCGCCCGGTCGTGGCCGACGACCTCGAGCTGATCCTGAACAACAGCTGGCGGCCGACGCTGTCGGTGATCGGCGCTTCCGGCATGCCCGAGCCGCTCGACGCGGGCAACGTGCTGCGGCCGTTCACCACGCTGTCGCTGAGCTTCCGGCTGCCGCCGACCGCCGGGGCGACCGCGGCCCTCGAGCAGTTGAAGCAGGCGCTGACCACCGACGTCCCCTACGGCGCACAGGTCGAGCTGACCCGTTCCGACCTGGCCGACGGCTGGGACGCGCCGGAGCTGGCGCCGTGGCTGCGGACCACTTTGGACGACGTGAGCACGACGGTGTTCGACGCGCCATGGGGCACCGTGGGCCTCGGCGGCTCGATCCCGTTCATGGGCCTGCTGGCCACGACCTACCCGGCGGCCCAGTTCCTGGTCACGGGCGCGGTCGGCTCGGACAGCAACATCCACGTGCCCGACGAGTGGCTGCACCTCAGCCAGGCCGCGCGCGTGACGACGTCAGTCGCGCACGTCCTGCACTCCCACGCGACCCGCTAG
- the pdhA gene encoding pyruvate dehydrogenase (acetyl-transferring) E1 component subunit alpha codes for MSSPEQWTHPEPGGGPAATAAKPTPEQVIAGLRATNEGGAELVELLTPEGERVANPEFDKYVDDIGAEQLRGLYRDMVLVRRADREGNALQRQGQLGIWVPLLGQEAAQIGAGRALKPQDMAFPSYREHGVAWCRGIKPEQILATFRGTQHSEWDPVQHRFHPYTIVIGNQVVNAAGYAMGQRFDGKVGNEPDAEATMVFFGDGATSQGDVHEGFVWAAVYDAPVVFYCQNNQWAISEPTERQSRLPLYQRARGYGFPGIRVDGNDVLACLAVSRWALEECRTGNGPVLIEAFTYRMDAHTTSDDPTRYRLSDELEAWKLKDPIERVRVHLVRSGMAEPEFFDEVQVEADQLASELRAYCFNMPDPPAERIFSKVYAGGNPVLDQQRDEYLDYLAGFEGGAH; via the coding sequence ATGTCGTCCCCAGAACAGTGGACGCACCCGGAGCCGGGAGGCGGTCCAGCCGCAACCGCGGCGAAACCGACCCCAGAACAGGTGATCGCGGGTTTGCGTGCGACCAACGAAGGCGGCGCGGAGCTGGTGGAGCTCCTGACGCCGGAGGGTGAGCGAGTAGCGAACCCCGAGTTCGACAAGTACGTCGACGACATCGGTGCCGAACAGCTGCGCGGCCTGTACCGCGACATGGTTCTCGTTCGCCGCGCCGACCGTGAGGGCAACGCCCTGCAGCGCCAGGGCCAGCTCGGCATCTGGGTCCCGCTGCTGGGCCAGGAAGCCGCGCAGATCGGCGCGGGCCGTGCGCTCAAGCCGCAGGACATGGCGTTCCCCAGCTACCGCGAACACGGTGTCGCGTGGTGCCGCGGGATCAAGCCGGAGCAGATCCTCGCCACGTTCCGAGGCACCCAGCACTCCGAGTGGGACCCGGTGCAGCACCGGTTCCACCCGTACACGATCGTGATCGGCAACCAGGTCGTGAACGCGGCCGGGTACGCGATGGGCCAGCGCTTCGACGGCAAGGTCGGCAACGAGCCGGACGCCGAGGCCACCATGGTCTTCTTCGGCGACGGCGCCACCAGCCAGGGTGACGTGCACGAGGGCTTCGTGTGGGCCGCGGTGTACGACGCCCCCGTCGTCTTCTACTGCCAGAACAACCAGTGGGCGATCTCCGAGCCGACCGAGCGGCAGAGCAGGCTCCCGCTGTACCAGCGGGCCCGCGGCTACGGCTTCCCCGGCATCCGCGTTGACGGCAACGACGTGCTGGCCTGCCTGGCGGTGTCCCGCTGGGCGCTGGAGGAGTGCCGGACGGGCAACGGCCCGGTGCTGATCGAGGCGTTCACGTACCGGATGGACGCGCACACCACCTCCGACGACCCGACGCGCTACCGGCTGTCGGACGAGCTGGAGGCGTGGAAGCTCAAGGACCCGATCGAGCGCGTCCGCGTGCACCTGGTGCGCAGCGGCATGGCCGAGCCGGAGTTCTTCGACGAGGTGCAGGTCGAGGCCGACCAGCTGGCGTCCGAGCTGCGCGCGTACTGCTTCAACATGCCGGACCCGCCCGCCGAGCGGATCTTCTCGAAGGTCTACGCCGGCGGGAACCCGGTGCTGGACCAGCAACGCGACGAGTACTTGGACTACCTGGCCGGTTTCGAGGGAGGTGCGCACTGA
- a CDS encoding alpha-ketoacid dehydrogenase subunit beta yields the protein MAAPVMDKKVAVPAAPTKLTMGKAINMGLRAAMERDPKVLVMGEDVGKMGGVYRITDGLQKDFGEHRVLDTPLSESGIVGTAVGLAVRGFRPVCEIQFEGFIFPAFDQISSQVAKLHYRTQGMLKLPLVIRVPFGGGVGAVEHHSESPEAYFAHMPGIKVVSCANPVDAYWMIQQAIDSDDPVIFFEPKRRYHEKAEIDTDATPYPLFKSRVVRPGTTATLASYGPLVKTCLDAATAAAEDGQDLEVIDLRTLSPLDLDPVFESVRRTGHLVVASEAPGEVSIASEIADRVQRECFYSLEAPVLKVTGFDTPYPPSKVEEEYLPDLDRVLDAVDRSLAW from the coding sequence ATGGCGGCACCAGTGATGGACAAGAAGGTGGCTGTGCCCGCGGCGCCCACGAAGCTGACCATGGGCAAGGCGATCAACATGGGGCTGCGCGCCGCGATGGAGCGCGACCCCAAGGTCCTCGTGATGGGTGAGGACGTCGGCAAGATGGGCGGCGTCTACCGGATCACCGACGGACTGCAGAAGGACTTCGGCGAGCACCGCGTGCTGGACACCCCGCTGTCCGAGTCGGGCATCGTCGGCACCGCCGTCGGCCTGGCCGTGCGCGGTTTCCGGCCGGTGTGCGAGATCCAGTTCGAGGGCTTCATCTTCCCCGCGTTCGACCAGATCTCCAGCCAGGTCGCCAAGCTGCACTACCGCACGCAGGGCATGCTGAAGCTGCCGCTGGTGATCCGCGTGCCGTTCGGCGGCGGTGTCGGCGCGGTCGAGCACCACTCCGAGTCGCCGGAGGCCTACTTCGCGCACATGCCCGGGATCAAGGTCGTGTCCTGCGCGAACCCGGTGGACGCGTACTGGATGATCCAGCAGGCGATCGACAGCGACGACCCGGTGATCTTCTTCGAGCCGAAGCGGCGCTACCACGAGAAAGCCGAGATCGACACGGACGCGACGCCGTACCCGCTGTTCAAGTCGCGTGTCGTGCGGCCCGGGACGACCGCGACGCTCGCGTCGTACGGTCCGCTCGTGAAGACCTGTCTGGACGCGGCGACCGCGGCCGCGGAGGACGGGCAGGACCTCGAGGTGATCGACCTGCGCACGCTGTCGCCGCTGGACCTGGACCCGGTGTTCGAGTCGGTGCGCCGCACCGGGCACCTGGTCGTGGCCAGTGAGGCGCCGGGTGAGGTGTCGATCGCGTCCGAGATCGCCGACCGGGTGCAGCGCGAGTGCTTCTACTCGCTGGAGGCGCCGGTGCTGAAGGTGACCGGGTTCGACACGCCGTACCCGCCGTCCAAAGTCGAGGAGGAGTACCTCCCCGACCTGGACCGCGTGCTCGATGCCGTCGACCGTTCGCTGGCGTGGTGA
- a CDS encoding dihydrolipoamide acetyltransferase family protein gives MPDFKHFPLPDVGEGLVEAEILTWHVQVGSTVKVNDIFVEIETSKAAVELPAPYEGVVTELLAQPGETVAVGTPIIVFDVDPGGAAKSTPDSSGGGTKIGEESADGRIQSLVGYGPKTGAAKRRARKGSAPAPVAPAPIAPAPVAAAPVVVEPEPVPEPEPVATALPGGYVPLAKPPVRKLAKDLGVDLRQLAVAGQVITRDDVERAAAPATAPEAPAVVSSGERERRVPVRGVRKATAKAMVDSAFTAPHVTEFMTIDVTPMMELRARLKNHPRLRDVKLTPLTFAAKAVLLAMKRTPDINAVWAGDEIVYKSYVHLGIAAATPRGLVVPKVHDADQLSLRELAQALEALTDKARAGKTTPAEMANGTFTITNIGVFGVDTGTPIINPGESAILALGTIRDMPWVVDGQVVPRKICQLSLSFDHRVIDGQQGSEFLADVGALLADPSIAITY, from the coding sequence GTGCCCGACTTCAAGCACTTCCCCCTTCCTGACGTCGGTGAAGGCCTTGTCGAGGCGGAGATCCTGACCTGGCACGTCCAGGTCGGCTCCACGGTCAAGGTCAACGACATCTTCGTGGAGATCGAGACCTCGAAGGCGGCGGTCGAACTGCCGGCGCCGTACGAGGGCGTGGTCACCGAACTGCTGGCCCAGCCGGGTGAGACGGTCGCGGTCGGAACGCCGATCATCGTGTTCGACGTGGACCCCGGCGGCGCGGCGAAGTCCACTCCGGACTCGTCCGGCGGCGGTACCAAGATCGGTGAGGAGAGCGCGGACGGCCGGATCCAGAGCCTGGTCGGCTACGGCCCGAAGACCGGTGCGGCGAAACGCCGTGCCCGCAAGGGTTCCGCTCCCGCTCCAGTCGCTCCTGCCCCAATCGCTCCTGCCCCGGTCGCGGCGGCCCCGGTCGTCGTCGAACCCGAACCGGTGCCGGAGCCCGAACCCGTCGCGACGGCACTGCCCGGTGGGTACGTGCCGCTGGCCAAGCCGCCAGTCCGCAAGCTGGCCAAGGACCTGGGCGTCGATCTGCGCCAACTGGCCGTCGCGGGCCAGGTCATCACGCGTGACGACGTCGAACGCGCGGCGGCGCCCGCCACTGCCCCGGAGGCGCCCGCCGTGGTGTCCTCGGGCGAGCGGGAACGCCGCGTCCCGGTCCGCGGTGTCCGCAAGGCGACCGCGAAGGCCATGGTGGACAGTGCGTTCACCGCGCCGCACGTCACCGAGTTCATGACCATCGACGTCACGCCGATGATGGAACTGCGGGCGAGGCTCAAGAACCACCCGCGGTTGCGTGACGTGAAGCTGACACCGCTGACCTTCGCGGCGAAAGCCGTGCTGCTGGCGATGAAGCGGACGCCGGACATCAACGCGGTGTGGGCGGGCGACGAGATCGTCTACAAGTCCTACGTGCACCTGGGGATCGCCGCGGCCACCCCGCGTGGCCTGGTCGTGCCCAAGGTCCACGACGCGGACCAGCTGTCGCTGCGGGAACTGGCGCAGGCGCTCGAAGCGCTGACCGACAAGGCCCGTGCCGGCAAGACCACCCCGGCGGAGATGGCGAACGGCACGTTCACCATCACCAACATCGGGGTGTTCGGTGTGGACACCGGGACGCCGATCATCAACCCGGGCGAGTCCGCGATCCTGGCGCTCGGCACGATCCGCGACATGCCGTGGGTGGTCGACGGCCAGGTGGTGCCGCGCAAGATCTGCCAGCTGTCGCTGAGTTTCGACCACCGCGTGATCGACGGTCAGCAGGGCTCCGAGTTCCTCGCGGACGTGGGTGCCCTGCTCGCCGACCCGAGCATCGCGATCACTTACTAG
- a CDS encoding TIGR03086 family metal-binding protein, whose amino-acid sequence MSGNQLIEHATGPVIDVVNGIKPDQLGAPTPCRDYDVRKLLNHLLYWGPSLEGAARKELVPPPDTPEDETDVPDDWQDELVANLAKLAAAWSEPAAWDGTTHMGGPTELPAALVGGMVTGEVVIHGTDLARATGQHLEFDADLLEYVHKELVANVEWGRDMGVYGPEVPVPADAPLLDRILGLTGRNPS is encoded by the coding sequence ATGTCAGGAAACCAGCTGATCGAGCACGCCACCGGCCCCGTCATCGACGTCGTCAACGGGATCAAGCCGGACCAGCTCGGCGCGCCGACGCCGTGCCGCGACTACGACGTCCGCAAGCTGCTCAACCACCTGCTGTACTGGGGACCGTCGCTGGAAGGCGCCGCACGCAAGGAACTCGTGCCGCCGCCGGACACTCCCGAAGACGAGACCGACGTCCCGGACGACTGGCAGGACGAGCTGGTCGCGAACTTGGCGAAACTCGCCGCGGCCTGGAGCGAACCGGCCGCCTGGGACGGCACCACGCACATGGGCGGCCCGACCGAACTGCCCGCGGCGCTGGTCGGCGGCATGGTCACCGGCGAGGTCGTCATCCACGGCACCGACCTGGCCCGCGCCACCGGCCAGCATCTGGAATTCGACGCGGACCTGCTCGAATACGTGCACAAGGAGCTCGTCGCGAACGTCGAATGGGGTCGCGACATGGGCGTCTACGGGCCGGAAGTGCCCGTACCCGCAGACGCCCCACTGCTGGACCGGATCCTCGGCCTCACCGGCCGAAACCCCTCGTGA
- a CDS encoding helix-turn-helix domain-containing protein produces MRRDPRELAWRKFQSHEFAAPAADLAPYVARYWMVEWDYAEPYRQLIVPYPNVHLTFHEDSAVGDGANVNGVSSGHVFQVLDGRRKVFGIAFRPGMFRPFLGRAVATITDRVIPATGVFPGTPAKYAIGEVEDFLRANLPEPDPKAELAARVVELITAKPGIVRVDELATAFGTTVRQLQRLFAEHVGVGPKWVIRRYRLHEVTERMAKGDAIDWAGLAAELGYADQAHFTRDFTRMFGETPTRYAERY; encoded by the coding sequence ATGCGACGGGACCCGCGTGAACTGGCCTGGCGGAAGTTCCAGAGCCACGAGTTCGCCGCGCCCGCAGCGGATCTGGCGCCGTACGTCGCCCGGTACTGGATGGTCGAGTGGGACTACGCGGAGCCGTACCGGCAGCTGATCGTGCCGTACCCGAACGTGCACCTGACCTTCCACGAGGACAGTGCCGTGGGAGATGGGGCGAACGTCAACGGCGTCTCCAGCGGGCACGTGTTCCAGGTGCTCGACGGCCGCAGGAAAGTCTTCGGCATCGCGTTCCGGCCGGGGATGTTCCGGCCGTTCCTCGGCCGCGCGGTCGCCACCATCACCGACCGGGTCATCCCGGCCACCGGGGTTTTCCCCGGCACGCCGGCGAAGTACGCGATCGGTGAGGTGGAGGACTTCCTGCGGGCGAACCTGCCCGAACCCGACCCCAAGGCCGAGCTGGCCGCGCGGGTCGTCGAGCTGATCACGGCGAAACCCGGGATCGTGCGCGTCGACGAACTCGCGACGGCGTTCGGCACGACTGTCCGGCAGTTGCAGCGCCTGTTCGCCGAACACGTCGGTGTCGGGCCGAAATGGGTGATCCGCCGCTACCGGTTGCACGAGGTGACCGAGCGGATGGCCAAGGGCGACGCGATCGACTGGGCCGGTCTCGCCGCCGAACTCGGCTACGCCGACCAGGCCCACTTCACCAGGGACTTCACCAGGATGTTCGGTGAGACGCCGACGCGTTACGCGGAGCGCTACTGA
- a CDS encoding aldo/keto reductase, producing the protein MKRVQLGEQTVSQVALGCMSMGTLADKPTSSRILDAYLDAGGDFLDTADCYSWWNSDTSEGGESEQILGELLKGRRDKVFLATKVSALLADYAAARETGDAEPYFVGAGADVIRRGIDDSLRRLQTDHVDLYYIHVDDMATPLEETLQALDEIVRAGKVRHVGWSNVWTWRLERIRALARANGWAVPIVAQQQFTYLDPVRSRRNVAAADMLAWLEHNPDVTLAAYAPILQGSYEEGGRAKSIYKQYDSPEADAKLAALGKVARELGVTASQVVLAWLLQVSNQVAPIVGPRTWEHYEAYARSFDLELAPEHVALLDVAQ; encoded by the coding sequence ATGAAGAGAGTTCAACTGGGAGAACAGACCGTCAGCCAGGTCGCGCTCGGCTGCATGTCCATGGGCACGCTCGCCGACAAGCCGACGTCCAGCCGCATCCTGGACGCGTACCTCGACGCGGGCGGCGACTTCCTGGACACCGCCGACTGCTACTCGTGGTGGAACTCGGACACGAGCGAAGGCGGCGAGAGCGAGCAGATCCTCGGCGAGCTGCTGAAAGGCAGGCGTGACAAGGTCTTCCTCGCCACCAAGGTGTCGGCGCTGCTCGCCGACTACGCGGCGGCACGGGAAACCGGCGACGCCGAGCCGTACTTCGTCGGCGCGGGTGCCGACGTGATCCGGCGCGGCATCGACGACAGCCTGCGCAGGCTCCAGACCGACCACGTCGACCTCTACTACATCCACGTCGACGACATGGCGACTCCGCTGGAGGAGACGCTGCAGGCGCTCGACGAGATCGTGCGCGCGGGCAAAGTCCGTCACGTCGGCTGGAGCAACGTCTGGACCTGGCGGCTGGAGCGGATCCGCGCACTGGCCCGCGCCAACGGCTGGGCCGTGCCGATCGTCGCGCAGCAGCAGTTCACGTACCTCGACCCGGTGCGCAGCCGCCGCAATGTCGCAGCCGCCGACATGCTGGCGTGGCTGGAGCACAACCCGGACGTCACGTTGGCCGCGTACGCGCCGATCCTCCAGGGTTCCTACGAAGAAGGTGGCAGGGCCAAGTCGATCTACAAGCAGTACGACAGCCCGGAGGCCGACGCGAAGCTGGCGGCCCTCGGCAAGGTCGCCCGGGAGCTGGGCGTGACCGCCAGCCAGGTCGTGCTGGCCTGGTTGTTGCAGGTGTCGAACCAGGTCGCGCCGATCGTCGGGCCGCGGACATGGGAGCACTACGAGGCGTACGCGCGCTCGTTCGACCTGGAGCTCGCGCCGGAACACGTTGCCCTGCTTGACGTTGCTCAGTAG
- a CDS encoding PLP-dependent aminotransferase family protein, with translation MSRSQTNLGWDVLLAVSGPGADQLARALRGAIRDGVLRKGATLPPSRRLAGDLQCSRWVVTQAYAQLVAEGYLEARAGSATRVHCWADEIWRPVPPKPAAPPPRYDLAPGLPDLRAFPRKRWSDAVRDALSTAPHTDLGIPAAGGHPRLRTVLAEFLHRTRGAVTNDVLISQGVCHGVTLVGRALHAEGITRIAVEEPGWTKVWRAAEDAGLEPVPVPVDADGLRVEDIPAGVRAVVVTPAHQFPSGVVLSPERRAALLSWARDVDGVILEDDYDADFRYDRKPVGTVQGMDPRRVFLFGSVSKTLSPALGIGWYVVPPQWIDRVPTAAPSVVNQLALATFIERGSYHRYLRAARLRYRARRDALLEALDPLAVSGAAAGLHLVLPLDIDASEVVDHAAGQGLKLVSLDAYRTRPGDPGLVLGYGNLADSSVADAVAVLKDSIGRSGSGSSRRRGCRP, from the coding sequence GTGAGCAGATCGCAGACCAATTTGGGGTGGGACGTCCTGCTGGCCGTGTCCGGGCCGGGTGCGGACCAGCTCGCCCGCGCGTTGCGCGGAGCGATCAGGGACGGGGTGCTGCGCAAGGGCGCGACACTGCCGCCGAGCCGACGGCTGGCCGGGGATCTGCAGTGCTCGCGGTGGGTGGTCACGCAGGCGTACGCCCAACTGGTCGCCGAGGGATACCTGGAGGCCCGCGCCGGGTCGGCCACGCGCGTGCATTGCTGGGCGGACGAGATCTGGCGGCCCGTACCTCCCAAACCCGCCGCGCCACCACCGCGGTACGACCTCGCACCCGGACTGCCCGACCTGCGAGCGTTTCCCCGTAAACGCTGGTCGGACGCGGTCCGTGACGCGTTGTCGACGGCGCCGCACACCGACCTCGGCATACCGGCCGCGGGCGGCCATCCCCGGTTGCGCACGGTCCTGGCCGAGTTCCTGCACCGGACCCGAGGTGCGGTCACCAACGACGTGCTCATCTCGCAGGGCGTGTGCCACGGCGTGACGTTGGTCGGCCGTGCGCTGCACGCCGAGGGCATCACGCGGATCGCGGTGGAGGAGCCGGGCTGGACCAAGGTCTGGCGTGCCGCCGAGGACGCGGGACTTGAGCCCGTCCCCGTGCCGGTCGACGCGGACGGGTTGCGTGTCGAGGACATCCCGGCCGGTGTGCGCGCGGTGGTCGTGACACCCGCGCACCAGTTCCCGTCCGGAGTCGTGCTCTCACCGGAGCGCCGGGCGGCCCTGCTGTCGTGGGCCCGGGACGTCGACGGGGTGATCCTGGAGGACGACTACGACGCCGACTTCCGCTACGACCGCAAACCGGTCGGCACGGTGCAGGGCATGGATCCCCGGCGGGTGTTCCTGTTCGGCTCGGTCAGCAAGACGCTGAGCCCGGCGCTCGGCATCGGCTGGTACGTCGTCCCGCCACAGTGGATTGACAGGGTTCCGACGGCGGCGCCGTCGGTCGTGAACCAGTTGGCGCTGGCCACATTCATCGAGCGGGGCTCGTATCACCGGTACCTGCGCGCCGCCCGGTTGCGGTACCGCGCCAGACGCGACGCCCTGCTGGAGGCGCTCGACCCGTTGGCCGTCTCTGGCGCGGCGGCAGGCCTGCATCTGGTGTTGCCTTTGGACATCGACGCGTCCGAAGTGGTCGACCACGCCGCCGGACAGGGTCTGAAGCTGGTCAGTCTGGACGCGTACCGGACCCGGCCGGGCGATCCGGGGCTCGTGCTGGGTTACGGCAACCTGGCGGACAGTTCGGTGGCCGACGCGGTCGCGGTGCTCAAGGACTCGATAGGTCGAAGTGGTTCGGGAAGTTCGCGACGCAGGGGATGTCGCCCTTGA
- a CDS encoding SCP2 sterol-binding domain-containing protein, whose amino-acid sequence MKTWHRLPDEPELGAFDAFARSIDIGKLDPGQFVRLIETMDMLGKAGTGVELSALRTSTFIRIIEQASVTQLDALMAHAVLRPVVLAELFERMGRHVKPGAPDLVLHWRFTGGCEAGGYDRYQTVIENGQCSSGIVQDRDPRATVTIVPTDFLKVATGNASAPLLFLRGRVKVKGDIPCVANFPNHFDLSSP is encoded by the coding sequence TTGAAGACCTGGCACCGGCTGCCGGACGAGCCGGAACTGGGCGCGTTCGACGCGTTCGCCCGGTCGATCGACATCGGCAAACTCGACCCCGGCCAGTTCGTCCGTCTCATCGAGACGATGGACATGCTCGGCAAGGCCGGGACCGGCGTCGAGCTCTCAGCATTGCGCACCAGCACGTTCATCCGGATCATCGAACAGGCCTCGGTCACGCAGCTGGACGCGCTGATGGCGCACGCCGTGCTGCGGCCGGTGGTGCTGGCCGAGCTGTTCGAGCGGATGGGCAGGCACGTCAAGCCCGGCGCGCCGGATCTGGTGCTGCACTGGCGGTTCACCGGCGGGTGTGAAGCCGGTGGTTACGACCGGTACCAGACCGTCATCGAGAACGGACAGTGCTCATCGGGCATCGTGCAGGACCGCGATCCACGTGCGACTGTCACCATTGTCCCGACGGACTTCCTGAAGGTCGCCACCGGCAACGCGTCCGCGCCGCTGCTGTTCCTGCGCGGCCGGGTGAAGGTCAAGGGCGACATCCCCTGCGTCGCGAACTTCCCGAACCACTTCGACCTATCGAGTCCTTGA
- a CDS encoding SCP2 sterol-binding domain-containing protein, which produces MPDLSVEAISRLSPSELIALIDQLEPTTDGLADIDIDEIARLIDPAKLKGDEFVRLISGLQRLSGGTVDIARMGPQTFARLISGASKGQLDEVLSRPELRALILGEIFRRMTTHLRKEKARDVNAVVHWRFSGGSGEGGYDRYETVIADGACTVNRDMANSSRVTITMPPQDFLRLITSNASAPVLFMTGKLKLRGDLPFAAGMLSMFDLPKP; this is translated from the coding sequence ATGCCCGACCTCAGTGTTGAGGCCATCAGCCGGCTCAGCCCCAGTGAGCTGATCGCGCTGATCGACCAGCTGGAACCCACGACCGACGGCCTCGCCGACATCGACATCGACGAGATCGCGCGGCTGATCGACCCGGCCAAGCTCAAGGGTGACGAGTTCGTCCGGCTGATCTCCGGCCTGCAGCGGCTGTCCGGCGGCACCGTCGACATCGCCAGGATGGGCCCGCAGACCTTCGCGCGGCTGATCTCCGGCGCGTCGAAGGGCCAGCTCGACGAGGTGCTGTCGCGCCCCGAGCTGCGTGCGCTGATCCTCGGCGAGATCTTCCGCCGGATGACCACGCACCTGCGCAAGGAGAAGGCGCGTGACGTGAACGCCGTGGTGCACTGGCGGTTCTCCGGTGGCAGCGGCGAGGGCGGTTACGACCGCTACGAGACCGTCATCGCGGACGGTGCCTGCACGGTCAACCGGGACATGGCGAACTCCAGCCGGGTCACGATCACCATGCCGCCGCAGGACTTCCTGCGCCTGATCACGTCGAACGCGTCGGCCCCGGTGCTGTTCATGACGGGCAAGCTCAAGCTGCGCGGCGATCTGCCGTTCGCCGCGGGCATGCTCAGCATGTTCGACCTGCCGAAACCTTGA